The Pueribacillus theae genome includes a region encoding these proteins:
- a CDS encoding sigma 54-interacting transcriptional regulator, with product MPKLIVTGFSPLESLVREVFEEREKNFKGVVIQKIESEDILKNPSYITNDDVLICGQTIFKVFKKLKVRGQMVPVRVQINDFIQALTIAKQFGNEVNIINYNKKFLLEDTDKLESVFNLKINQYVYENLENAKKLIEELERKGQSIVIGSGLITSLAKKRGMHGILWYGKESIRQSVNIAFNILQSRIEELKNFKQEEYILKKFNDGVVTISETGRISNINQKALQLLNLEDYKSPQGTHIVHLFKKGELTEILLSKKEIKDKIVTHQNKMLFLTTFPIIVNNRFNGTVAILSDVDELQRNENKIRKTMYSKKMTATYHFDLIIGESERIKKTISKAKRFARTDSNILILGETGTGKELFAQSIHNESKRAPQPFIAVNCAAVPENLLESEFFGYIEGAFTGAKKGGKPGYFEQAHNGTVFLDEIGEIPLSLQAKLLRVLQENVVMRVGSSSTIPVNVRVISATNVDLIEKVKKGEFRKDLYYRIAVLNLFLPALRNRLDDLGRLVKFFTSRNYPEFVDNIDEALDEMVNLLSTHRWHGNIRELENTLERMFAYLESPSKATKSEILKNLEEAIEENSLLLVDDETNDKSFQSVIKETEIKQIKEVLKETNGNKQEAAKILGMSRSTLWRKLKELEVN from the coding sequence ATGCCCAAATTAATCGTAACAGGATTTTCACCTTTAGAAAGCTTAGTAAGAGAAGTTTTTGAGGAAAGAGAAAAGAATTTTAAGGGGGTAGTCATTCAAAAAATTGAATCAGAAGATATTCTAAAAAATCCTTCGTATATTACGAATGATGATGTATTAATTTGTGGACAAACAATTTTTAAAGTATTTAAAAAATTAAAAGTTCGTGGACAAATGGTTCCTGTTAGGGTGCAAATCAATGACTTTATCCAGGCTTTAACGATCGCAAAACAATTTGGGAATGAAGTAAATATTATTAATTACAATAAAAAATTTTTACTTGAAGATACTGATAAATTAGAAAGCGTTTTCAATTTGAAAATCAATCAATATGTTTATGAGAATCTAGAAAATGCTAAGAAATTAATTGAGGAATTAGAAAGAAAAGGGCAATCGATTGTCATTGGTTCCGGTTTAATTACAAGTTTGGCAAAAAAAAGAGGAATGCATGGTATTTTATGGTATGGAAAAGAAAGTATACGTCAATCCGTAAATATTGCTTTTAATATTCTCCAGTCAAGAATCGAAGAATTAAAGAATTTTAAACAGGAAGAATATATTTTAAAGAAATTTAATGACGGTGTCGTTACAATTAGCGAAACTGGAAGAATATCGAATATTAACCAAAAAGCTCTTCAACTATTAAACTTGGAAGATTACAAAAGTCCTCAAGGAACGCATATTGTCCATCTTTTCAAAAAAGGCGAGTTGACTGAAATTTTGCTTTCCAAAAAAGAGATAAAAGATAAAATTGTTACTCATCAAAATAAAATGCTCTTCTTAACCACTTTCCCTATCATTGTCAATAATCGATTTAACGGGACGGTAGCGATTCTTTCAGATGTTGATGAACTTCAAAGAAACGAAAATAAAATTAGAAAAACAATGTACAGTAAAAAAATGACTGCAACATACCATTTTGACCTTATCATTGGAGAAAGCGAAAGAATTAAAAAGACTATTTCTAAAGCAAAACGATTTGCGCGTACTGATTCAAATATCTTAATTTTAGGAGAAACAGGAACAGGTAAAGAATTATTTGCCCAAAGCATTCATAATGAAAGTAAGAGGGCTCCACAACCTTTCATTGCTGTTAACTGTGCTGCTGTGCCTGAAAACTTACTGGAAAGTGAGTTTTTTGGATATATTGAAGGTGCGTTCACAGGGGCTAAAAAAGGAGGAAAACCGGGTTATTTTGAACAAGCCCATAATGGAACCGTATTTTTAGATGAAATCGGTGAAATCCCTTTAAGCTTGCAAGCTAAGCTTCTTCGAGTGCTCCAGGAAAATGTAGTCATGCGTGTAGGAAGCTCATCGACCATTCCTGTTAACGTGAGGGTTATATCTGCAACGAATGTCGATTTAATTGAAAAAGTAAAAAAGGGTGAATTCCGCAAAGACTTATATTATCGGATTGCGGTGCTCAATTTGTTTTTGCCGGCATTGAGAAATAGGCTGGATGATCTTGGTAGGCTTGTAAAATTCTTCACATCGAGAAACTATCCTGAATTTGTGGATAATATCGATGAAGCTTTAGATGAGATGGTAAATTTATTATCAACCCACAGATGGCACGGCAACATTCGAGAATTAGAGAATACGCTTGAACGAATGTTTGCCTATTTAGAGAGCCCTTCCAAAGCAACAAAATCAGAAATTTTAAAAAACCTTGAAGAAGCGATTGAAGAAAACAGTTTATTGCTTGTGGATGATGAAACTAATGATAAGTCCTTTCAAAGTGTTATTAAAGAGACTGAAATCAAGCAAATAAAAGAAGTGCTGAAAGAAACAAATGGAAACAAACAAGAGGCAGCCAAAATTCTGGGTATGAGTCGCAGTACCCTATGGCGCAAATTAAAGGAACTGGAAGTAAATTAA
- a CDS encoding SDR family NAD(P)-dependent oxidoreductase yields MHRLEGKIALVTGGANGVGEAISKLFAREGATVIVSDIVNEGKDVADYINDNGGKAYFIKMDVSKSCDWDSTINFIKEHYNKLDVLVNNAGIPGAENVENLEENDWHHVMDVNAKSVFLGMKAAVRLMKQNLNGGSIINNSSIWGLVGSGRSAAYQGAKGAVTLLTKTASVEFAKYNIRVNSIHPGIILTPMVKKESLATGRGQVLIDNTPLNRLGKPEEVAYAMLFLASDESSYITGVSLPVDGGYTAR; encoded by the coding sequence ATGCATAGATTAGAAGGAAAAATAGCTTTAGTAACTGGCGGCGCAAATGGAGTAGGAGAGGCAATATCAAAGCTGTTTGCAAGAGAGGGGGCAACAGTCATTGTTTCTGATATTGTAAATGAAGGGAAAGATGTTGCTGATTACATAAATGATAATGGCGGCAAGGCTTATTTTATTAAAATGGATGTTTCTAAAAGCTGTGATTGGGATTCAACTATAAACTTTATTAAAGAACATTATAATAAATTAGATGTATTAGTTAATAATGCAGGAATACCCGGAGCTGAAAACGTTGAAAATCTAGAGGAGAATGATTGGCATCATGTAATGGATGTAAACGCAAAGAGCGTCTTTCTTGGAATGAAGGCCGCAGTCCGATTAATGAAACAAAATCTGAATGGCGGTTCCATTATCAACAACTCATCAATTTGGGGATTGGTTGGAAGTGGCAGATCGGCTGCTTACCAGGGGGCAAAAGGTGCAGTGACACTATTGACGAAAACCGCATCAGTAGAGTTTGCCAAATATAACATTAGGGTGAACTCGATTCACCCTGGAATTATTCTCACTCCTATGGTGAAGAAGGAATCACTTGCTACCGGCCGCGGACAAGTATTAATTGATAACACGCCTCTTAATCGGCTCGGCAAGCCTGAAGAAGTGGCCTATGCGATGCTCTTTTTGGCCTCTGATGAATCCTCTTATATTACTGGCGTTTCTTTGCCGGTTGATGGCGGTTATACAGCAAGATAA
- a CDS encoding LLM class flavin-dependent oxidoreductase, whose translation MNHLDNKMKFGLFFLNSVAPWKTDAEELRDGLEQIKVADQLGFDTAWIAEHNARKYGVVSSTAVYMAAAAAQTTHIKIGSAVTRLPLHHPLQVAEDMALVDVISDGRLYVGVGKGYDAYEFEAYSEDFDQRHDKYLESLDILTTALQNEKVSYSGNFYNIQDIPVYPRTVQKPSPPIFVMVSQNDSSIINAAKQGHSFVLGGITHEDTMHKISLYRKTALESGLSKEFVDETISRSGKLIFCYVAETDLQAVEEYKRGLLWYMSERDNRPVFGIIDRERNINYDDFLKSENTIIGSPETVTKGLQRYREETGLTNIILWMNIGGQPQNQVLKSMRLFSEQVLPHFNSSVKVNG comes from the coding sequence ATGAACCACTTAGATAACAAAATGAAATTTGGACTATTTTTCTTGAATTCTGTAGCTCCGTGGAAAACGGATGCTGAAGAATTAAGAGACGGTCTTGAACAAATCAAGGTTGCAGACCAATTGGGATTTGATACGGCTTGGATCGCTGAACATAATGCAAGAAAATATGGAGTTGTTAGTTCGACCGCCGTATATATGGCAGCAGCAGCAGCCCAGACAACCCATATTAAGATTGGGTCAGCAGTTACAAGATTGCCATTGCATCATCCGCTGCAAGTTGCAGAAGATATGGCTTTAGTCGATGTAATTAGTGACGGACGCTTGTATGTCGGGGTTGGAAAAGGCTATGATGCTTATGAATTTGAAGCATACAGTGAAGATTTCGATCAAAGACATGATAAGTACTTAGAATCGCTAGACATTTTGACAACGGCTCTGCAAAATGAAAAGGTTTCTTATTCGGGGAACTTCTACAACATTCAAGACATTCCAGTATATCCTCGAACTGTCCAAAAACCAAGTCCGCCGATCTTTGTCATGGTTTCACAAAATGATTCTTCGATTATCAATGCGGCGAAACAGGGTCATTCATTTGTTCTTGGCGGTATTACTCACGAAGATACGATGCATAAAATTTCTTTATATAGAAAAACAGCTTTGGAATCAGGTCTATCAAAAGAATTTGTTGATGAGACAATATCACGTTCGGGAAAACTCATTTTCTGTTATGTTGCTGAAACGGATTTACAGGCAGTTGAAGAATATAAACGTGGTTTATTGTGGTATATGAGTGAAAGAGATAACCGGCCTGTTTTTGGCATCATCGATAGGGAAAGAAATATAAATTATGATGACTTTCTTAAATCAGAAAATACAATAATCGGTTCACCTGAAACGGTCACAAAAGGCCTTCAGAGATATAGAGAAGAAACAGGTTTGACCAATATTATTCTTTGGATGAACATTGGCGGCCAACCTCAAAACCAAGTGTTGAAATCAATGCGATTATTTTCAGAACAAGTATTGCCTCACTTTAACAGTAGCGTAAAGGTGAATGGATAA
- a CDS encoding SDR family NAD(P)-dependent oxidoreductase, translating into MTRLENKVAIITGAANGIGKEEAILFAKNGAKVVVTDIDEEKLTETIELIKKDSGQAISIKHDVSLEDDWKKVISITENEFGKLDILVNNAAILSRNGLADTSLEEFEKIQSVNNLGTFLGMKFGADLIKKTAHGGSIINTSSGSGLVGSPGSTAYHASKGAVRLMTKSAAMELAKYFIRVNSIHPGVIETAMSGAKNGDHPLKDKIPWPEFGKPIDVAYGALYLASDESRYVTGSELVIDGGYTAQ; encoded by the coding sequence GTGACGAGATTGGAAAATAAAGTTGCCATAATAACTGGAGCTGCTAACGGTATTGGAAAGGAAGAAGCCATATTATTTGCCAAAAATGGCGCAAAAGTGGTTGTAACTGACATTGATGAAGAAAAACTAACTGAAACAATTGAATTAATAAAAAAGGATAGCGGGCAAGCTATTTCTATTAAACACGATGTTTCATTAGAAGATGACTGGAAAAAAGTAATCTCCATAACAGAGAACGAATTTGGTAAATTAGATATCCTTGTTAATAATGCGGCTATATTAAGTAGAAACGGATTAGCAGACACCTCTTTAGAAGAATTTGAAAAAATTCAATCCGTAAATAACTTGGGTACTTTTTTAGGAATGAAATTTGGAGCTGATTTAATCAAAAAAACAGCCCATGGCGGTTCTATAATCAACACCTCTTCCGGTTCAGGCTTAGTAGGCAGCCCGGGAAGTACTGCTTACCACGCTTCAAAGGGAGCAGTGCGATTAATGACAAAATCTGCTGCCATGGAATTAGCCAAATATTTTATCCGGGTAAATTCCATTCATCCCGGTGTTATCGAGACAGCTATGTCCGGCGCAAAAAATGGAGATCATCCCTTAAAAGACAAAATACCCTGGCCGGAGTTTGGAAAACCAATTGATGTTGCCTACGGAGCCCTTTATTTAGCTTCAGACGAATCCCGCTATGTAACTGGCTCAGAGCTGGTCATAGATGGAGGCTATACAGCTCAATAG